The DNA segment ACCCCCGATACCTTCAGAATCCCGGCACAACGATCATACACCTCTTCCTTACTCAGGCGAAGTTCCTCCATTTTGTAAACCGATGTTTTTTGTGGTTTTGGAATCTCAGCTTTGAAAACCACTTCAGCTGCATACAAAGAACCGCCCCATAGGGTAACGAGGCCGATAACAAAAACCCTGAAAAGCAGACCTGACTGATTGCATCTCATTGTGATACCCTCCACGGTTGGTTAATATTGATAGGTAATGGCCATGATACCCAGATTATACGGAGGGTCGGAAGCCTGACTGTAATAAGTATCGTTACCGGTACCGGTATAGCCGTCTTGAGGGTATGCCCAGATCACGGCACAGTAACCCGGATAGGTTCCTGAACGCACTGAGTTAGCCGCATTGAACCACGCATCTATGTATTTCTGGCCGGAGAGCAGATTTTTCGCGTACTGATCCTCCACCCGACCGTCATACCATCCTGTCGTACGGAAACTCAGCACTTGGTGCAGTCCGTGAAACACGTCCCACCAACCGCTTGACCAATCAGCACGCTCGATAGGAGAAGGTACAACACTGCAAGCATCGATAGTTAAAAACTCGAGGTCGAGATCACCGAGAGAAACGGAACCCCCGGCAAAATTCACAGGATCACAGCAATTTCTGAGCGTTGTGATTAAAAAATTGCCGCCGTGTCCACTGAAAAACGCTGTATCCATGTTGTCGACATACGTAGCATCCCAGGAAGTAAACACTTCCGGCACCGCCCAGTAGTACTGATCGTAAGAAAAATGTTTGAGAAAATTCCATGTTTCATTGACCGCCCCGTTTTCTTCTCGACAAACATAACCGCCCTCCTCAAGCGCATAGGAAAAAGAGGGAAACAACACCAGCAACGATAATAACAACCCTGAAATGCGTAAACGGACTTCAAAAAAATCCTTCAACATACTGCACCTCCTTCGTTTAAAGGTTTCCTGCCTGAAAAACAAATGAACATAAAGCTCATGGAACATTAGCAGAAACATGTCAGGATTGGAACGGCCTCCCTCTGCCGGTATAAAAAACATAAGGGGGCATCCACGTATTCGTGACAAGAAAGGAAAACAACGATACAACCGACCCGGGGCAGATCCAATTGAATCTTTCTGCTCAAAAAGACATGTCCTCCATACAACAATGGGCCCGACACATCTTTTATACGGCTAAATTACACAACTTCTTATTGATAAAGAAATTATTGCCGGAAACCTATGGAGGTTGTCTCATTAGACCTACAATGAGTCTTTCTGTAGTCATCCTCGGGCTTGACCCGGAGATCCATCTTTCAATGAAAGTCTGTATGGATGCCGCATCAAGTGCGGCATGACTTTCTTGGGAGACTGGACACCGCATT comes from the Prosthecochloris marina genome and includes:
- a CDS encoding DUF6345 domain-containing protein; amino-acid sequence: MLKDFFEVRLRISGLLLSLLVLFPSFSYALEEGGYVCREENGAVNETWNFLKHFSYDQYYWAVPEVFTSWDATYVDNMDTAFFSGHGGNFLITTLRNCCDPVNFAGGSVSLGDLDLEFLTIDACSVVPSPIERADWSSGWWDVFHGLHQVLSFRTTGWYDGRVEDQYAKNLLSGQKYIDAWFNAANSVRSGTYPGYCAVIWAYPQDGYTGTGNDTYYSQASDPPYNLGIMAITYQY